ACCCGGACGAGGTGGACTACGTCATTCCGGGCAACGACGACGCCATCCGCGCCATCAAACTCATCACGGGCAAGATCGCCGAAGCGATCGTCGAGATCCGGCCCGTCGAGGTCGAAGACGCGGTCGAGGAGGTCGAAGAGGCCGAGGAAGAAGAGAAGCCCGAGCCGGTGGACGCCATCGCCGACGAGGACCTCGTGATGGCAGTTGAGGAAGAAGAGATCGTGGAAGACGAGGACGAGGAAGTCGTCGTCGCCAAGAAGCCTGTCGCCGCAGTAGCTGAGGACGAAGACGCGGAAGAGGACGAGGAGGAATAGAGACGTGGCGGATATCAACGCTGGAATAGTCAAAGACCTGAGAGAGAAGACCGGCGCCGGAATGATGGACTGCAAGAAGGCCCTTCAGGAGTGCGGCGGTGACATAGAGAAGGCGATTACCATCCTGCGGGAGAAGGGCGCCGCCGTGCTCGCCAAGCGCGAGTCGAAGACCGCCTCGGAAGGCACGGTGGAGACCTACATCCACACCGGAGGCAAGATCGGCGTGCTCGTGGAGTTGAGCTGCGAAACGGACTTCGTGGCGAAGACCGACGACTTCAAGGAGCTGGCCAAGGATATCGCCATGCACATATCCTGGAGCAACCCGGAGTACCTGACCCGCGAGGACATCCCGGCCGAGAAGCTCGAGGCCGAGCGCGAAGTCCACAGGCAGTGGGCGATGAACCAGGGCAAGCCCGAGGCCGCTCTGCCCAAGATCGTCGAGGGCCGCATGGACAAGTTCTTCTCGACGGTCGTACTCATGGACCAGCCGTTCATCAAGAACGAGGACCAGACCATCGGAGAGCTGGTGAAAGAGAAGGCGGCCAAGCTCGGCGAGAAGATGGGGGTCCGCCGGTTCGCCAGGTTCAGGGTCGGCGAGGAAGGCTGATCTGTGATCTGTCCCATTGGTCTTATAGGACAGATGGGACAGATGGGACAAATGGGACCTGATATGACGCCACAAGCTCCGAAATGGAAGCGAGTCCTGCTCAAGCTGAGCGGCGAGGCATTCGCCGGCTCCCAGTCATTCGGTATTGACCCCGACACCGTCAAACGCCTGGCCGAGGACATAGTAGAGGCGCGCCGGACCGGCGTGGACGTGGCGGTCGTCGTCGGAGGTGGGAATATCATACGCGGCGGAAGGGCATCGAGCAAGGGGATAGACCGCGCGAGCGCGGACTACATGGGCATGCTCGGCACGGTCATCAACGCCCTTGCCCTGCAGGACGCCCTGGAGAAGCTCGGCGCCGACACGCGCGTCCAGACCGCCATAACGATGTCCGCCGTGGCCGAGCCGTTCATCCGCCGACGCGCCATACGGCACATGGAGAAGGGCCGCATCGTCATACTGGCGGCGGGGACCGGCATGCCGTACTTCTCCACCGACACCGCCGCCGTGCAGCGCGCGCTCGAGATTCACGCCGACGCGGTGCTCAAGGCGACGAACGTTGACGGCGTCTACGACAAGGACCCCCGCAAGAACACCGACGCGGTCAGATTCGAGCAGCTCGACTTCATGGAGGCGATCAGCAAGGGCCTGGGCATAATGGACCTGACGGCGTTCTCGCTCTGCAAGGAGAACGACCTGCCGATAGTGGTTTTCGATGCAAGCAAGCCGGGAAACATCAAACGGGCCGTCTGCGGCGAACCGATCGGAACTTACGTTGGGAGGGTAGACCAGT
Above is a genomic segment from Armatimonadota bacterium containing:
- a CDS encoding UMP kinase, with the translated sequence MTPQAPKWKRVLLKLSGEAFAGSQSFGIDPDTVKRLAEDIVEARRTGVDVAVVVGGGNIIRGGRASSKGIDRASADYMGMLGTVINALALQDALEKLGADTRVQTAITMSAVAEPFIRRRAIRHMEKGRIVILAAGTGMPYFSTDTAAVQRALEIHADAVLKATNVDGVYDKDPRKNTDAVRFEQLDFMEAISKGLGIMDLTAFSLCKENDLPIVVFDASKPGNIKRAVCGEPIGTYVGRVDQ
- the tsf gene encoding translation elongation factor Ts is translated as MADINAGIVKDLREKTGAGMMDCKKALQECGGDIEKAITILREKGAAVLAKRESKTASEGTVETYIHTGGKIGVLVELSCETDFVAKTDDFKELAKDIAMHISWSNPEYLTREDIPAEKLEAEREVHRQWAMNQGKPEAALPKIVEGRMDKFFSTVVLMDQPFIKNEDQTIGELVKEKAAKLGEKMGVRRFARFRVGEEG